The proteins below are encoded in one region of Apium graveolens cultivar Ventura chromosome 4, ASM990537v1, whole genome shotgun sequence:
- the LOC141718368 gene encoding uncharacterized protein LOC141718368, translated as MKPGHPPSSRYCDYHEDTGHTTEQCYQLSNLIESKIKKGHFIHYIEGQGQTHQRQDDIIVDIILRGYAAGGMSNNSRKSYAREVCNVSPECPKKCKASPSPIISFSDEDSSPNIIRGHQDALVIIAKIGTNTVKKILIDNGSSVDILYQHALA; from the coding sequence ATGAAGCCTGGTCATCCTCCAAGCTCTCGATATTGCGACTATCATGAGGATACTGGACACACTACAGAACAGTGCTACCAATTAAGCAATCTCATTGAATCCAAGATCAAGAAAGGCCATTTCATCCATTATATTGAAGGACAAGGCCAAACTCATCAGAGACAAGACGACATAATAGTCGACATAATTTTGAGGGGTTACGCCGCCGGAGGCATGTCAAACAACTCTCGTAAGTCGTATGCTCGAGAAGTGTGTAATGTTAGCCCTGAGTGTCCTAAAAAATGCAAGGCTTCACCATCTCCTATCATATCCTTCTCTGATGAGGATTCTTCCCCAAATATCATACGAGGCCATCAAGATGCGCTAGTTATCATTGCCAAAATCGGCACTAACACGGTAAAAAAGATCCTTATCGATAATGGTAGTTCTGTCGACATCCTCTATCAGCACGCCTTGGCGTGA